The proteins below are encoded in one region of Halalkalicoccus jeotgali B3:
- a CDS encoding cupin domain-containing protein encodes MSDGYSAIDITDADRTPSASSGTDNVDLVSELGCTEMRPRVWELAPGDAMSYHRQREQEEFYYVLSGPARLRIGDERLDVPEGTALRIPPETPRQVFNDTEHDHQWLIVGAPPAEDDGVVLED; translated from the coding sequence ATGTCCGACGGCTACAGCGCTATCGACATCACCGACGCGGACCGAACCCCCTCGGCCTCGTCGGGGACCGACAACGTGGACCTCGTCTCAGAGCTCGGCTGTACGGAGATGCGCCCGCGGGTCTGGGAACTGGCGCCGGGCGACGCGATGAGCTATCACCGCCAGCGCGAACAGGAGGAGTTCTACTACGTCCTCTCGGGGCCCGCCCGGCTCCGGATCGGTGACGAGCGCCTCGACGTCCCCGAGGGAACCGCGCTCAGGATCCCGCCCGAGACGCCGCGACAGGTGTTCAACGACACCGAACACGATCACCAGTGGCTGATCGTCGGGGCGCCGCCAGCCGAGGACGACGGCGTGGTGCTGGAGGACTGA
- a CDS encoding AIR synthase family protein — translation MSDLGKVDRAFFDEHIYPNLGADREDVRLAPQHGVDFGVIDAGEQVLALATDPVFVMPSLGFDRAAWFAFHILMSDVAVSGLRPTHLSIDLNLPAEITDEQFATVWERMHEEAEELGVSVVTGHTGRYAGCNYPMVGGGTALAVGDPDALVRPDGARAGDAVIVTKGPAIEATGLLSIQFEDLLDGEDLAAAKERFYDMSPVRDALVASAAGPVSAMHDATEGGVYGGLHEIARAGEVRIDVEREAVPVMDGVEETCAAFDIDPWISISEGTLLLTVESDGAEAVLSALESEDIPAAVVGEASAGEGVYFDGEPVERPERDPFWAAFEKGMAELEEAR, via the coding sequence ATGAGCGATCTGGGCAAGGTAGACCGCGCCTTTTTCGACGAGCACATCTACCCGAACCTCGGCGCCGATCGGGAGGACGTGCGACTCGCACCACAGCACGGCGTCGATTTCGGGGTGATCGACGCCGGCGAGCAGGTCCTCGCGCTGGCGACCGACCCCGTGTTCGTCATGCCCTCGCTGGGGTTCGACCGGGCGGCGTGGTTCGCGTTTCACATCCTGATGAGCGACGTCGCGGTCTCCGGACTCCGGCCGACGCACCTCTCGATCGACCTGAACCTCCCCGCCGAGATCACCGACGAGCAGTTCGCGACCGTCTGGGAGCGAATGCACGAGGAGGCCGAGGAACTGGGCGTCTCGGTCGTAACCGGCCACACCGGTCGGTATGCGGGCTGTAACTACCCGATGGTCGGCGGCGGCACCGCGCTCGCGGTCGGTGACCCCGACGCGCTGGTGCGCCCGGACGGCGCGCGCGCGGGCGACGCGGTGATCGTCACCAAGGGGCCCGCGATCGAGGCGACCGGGCTTCTCTCGATCCAGTTCGAGGACCTGCTCGACGGGGAGGACCTCGCGGCGGCCAAAGAGCGCTTTTACGACATGAGCCCGGTGCGTGACGCGCTCGTAGCCTCGGCGGCCGGGCCCGTGAGCGCGATGCACGACGCCACCGAGGGCGGGGTCTACGGCGGCCTCCACGAGATAGCCCGGGCCGGCGAGGTGCGCATCGACGTCGAGCGCGAGGCGGTGCCGGTCATGGACGGGGTCGAGGAGACGTGTGCGGCCTTCGACATCGACCCGTGGATCTCGATCAGCGAGGGGACCCTGCTCCTGACCGTCGAGAGCGACGGCGCCGAGGCCGTGCTCTCGGCGCTCGAATCGGAGGACATTCCGGCGGCGGTCGTCGGCGAGGCCTCGGCGGGCGAGGGCGTCTACTTCGACGGCGAGCCCGTCGAGCGCCCCGAACGCGACCCGTTCTGGGCGGCCTTCGAGAAGGGGATGGCAGAGCTGGAGGAGGCGCGATGA
- the thiD gene encoding bifunctional hydroxymethylpyrimidine kinase/phosphomethylpyrimidine kinase, producing MSRQPAPQSRPVALTVAGSDSGGGAGVQADIKTMEAHGVFATSALTAVTAQNTRGVERSHVLPTAEIDAQIDAVLDDFEVGAIKTGMLATGEVVELVADRLAAYDGSIVIDPVMVATSGDRLLEPEAEAAYEALIGEATVVTPNADEAAVLTGTDPEDADDAREAGEALVGMGAEAALLKGGHLPTEDVQDVLVTDAGSRVFEHARVDTEATHGSGCTLGSAIAARLARGEALDGAVAGALDFMERAVRYPLAVGEGPGSIHHLAALRNRAAREPTAEEVQEIVERFVAADLRGLVPEVGLNVVGATPYAEGVSETAAVEGRITKTMSGIAPNRGVRFGASSHVARFLLSAREFAPDLRYAVNCRFDEDVEGALDALDAPVTEFDRAAEPEDVKAKEGSTMGWGARQAFDVAETPAAVIDRGEVGKEAIVKLVAPDPETLIERTLTVHGALDETV from the coding sequence ATGAGCCGCCAGCCGGCACCCCAGTCCCGGCCCGTGGCGCTCACCGTCGCGGGCAGCGACTCGGGCGGCGGGGCGGGCGTGCAGGCCGACATCAAGACCATGGAGGCCCACGGCGTCTTCGCGACGAGCGCGCTCACTGCGGTGACCGCCCAGAACACCCGTGGGGTCGAGCGCTCGCACGTCCTCCCCACGGCGGAGATCGACGCCCAGATCGACGCGGTGCTCGACGATTTCGAGGTGGGCGCGATCAAGACCGGCATGCTCGCGACGGGCGAGGTGGTCGAACTGGTCGCCGACCGACTCGCGGCCTACGACGGATCCATCGTAATCGACCCGGTGATGGTCGCGACGAGCGGGGATCGTCTGCTCGAACCCGAGGCCGAGGCGGCCTACGAGGCGCTGATCGGGGAGGCCACCGTGGTGACGCCCAACGCCGACGAGGCCGCCGTCCTGACCGGAACCGACCCCGAAGACGCAGACGACGCCCGCGAGGCCGGCGAGGCGCTCGTGGGGATGGGCGCCGAGGCGGCGCTACTCAAGGGCGGGCACCTGCCGACCGAGGACGTACAGGACGTACTGGTGACCGACGCGGGGAGTCGGGTCTTCGAGCACGCGCGGGTCGATACCGAGGCGACCCACGGTTCGGGCTGTACGCTGGGCTCGGCGATCGCCGCCCGCCTCGCACGCGGCGAGGCGCTCGACGGAGCGGTCGCGGGCGCGCTCGATTTCATGGAGCGGGCCGTCAGGTATCCGCTTGCCGTCGGCGAGGGGCCGGGCTCGATCCACCACCTCGCTGCGCTCCGAAACCGCGCGGCACGCGAACCGACGGCCGAGGAAGTACAGGAGATCGTCGAGCGGTTCGTCGCGGCGGACCTCCGAGGACTCGTCCCCGAGGTGGGCCTGAACGTCGTCGGAGCGACCCCCTACGCCGAGGGAGTGAGCGAGACCGCCGCCGTCGAGGGACGGATCACCAAAACGATGTCGGGGATCGCACCCAACAGAGGCGTGCGCTTCGGCGCGTCGAGTCACGTCGCACGCTTCCTGCTGTCGGCCCGCGAGTTCGCGCCCGACCTCCGATACGCGGTGAACTGCCGGTTCGACGAGGACGTGGAAGGGGCACTCGACGCGCTCGACGCCCCGGTCACGGAGTTCGACCGCGCGGCGGAACCCGAGGACGTCAAAGCAAAGGAGGGCAGCACGATGGGCTGGGGTGCCCGCCAAGCCTTCGACGTCGCGGAGACGCCCGCGGCGGTGATCGACCGCGGCGAGGTGGGCAAGGAGGCCATCGTCAAACTGGTCGCGCCCGACCCCGAGACGCTGATCGAGCGGACGCTTACGGTTCACGGAGCGCTCGACGAAACGGTGTGA
- the mutL gene encoding DNA mismatch repair endonuclease MutL, with amino-acid sequence MSPERTEIRALDPETVDKIAAGEVVERPASVVKELVENSLDAGATGITVAVGSGGRDRIRVADDGVGMNEGSVRKAVEQHTTSKLRDVADLERGVSTLGFRGEALYTIGAVSRLAITTKPRGSETGTKLVLAGGEVESVEPAGCPEGTAVEVTDLFYNTPARKKYLKREATEFDHVNTVVTRYALANPGVRFALEHDGREVFSTTGQGDLQATVLSVYGREVARAMVPIEGLAAGPLEGLSGYVSDPETTRSSPAYVSTYVNGRYVRSKPIRSAVVGAYGTQLAPDRYPFAVLDLDVSPGTVDVNVHPRKMEVRFGDGEAIEAQIEKTVRETLLDHGLIRSSAPRGRSTPEETEIAPSADGTDGTDGAAGSNDTPEPGSGAGGDRPTGASRQAGEALKRSNDAADGANDTPRSAASSPPVEREESTEKRFSSLTRQATFGEPDEPNYERLPDLRVLGQIQDTYVLCAAPKGLLVVDQHAADERVHYERLRAELAGETTTQTLVEPVELELTAREAELFDAHEGALARVGFAATREGRTVRIGAVPAAFDATLSPELLRDALSACLSGDPGETVEATVDELLGDLACYPAVTGNTSLREGSVVDLLGALDGCENPYACPHGRPTVIRIDREELAERFERDYPGHAGRREP; translated from the coding sequence ATGAGCCCCGAGAGAACCGAGATCCGCGCGCTCGATCCCGAGACGGTCGATAAGATCGCCGCGGGCGAGGTGGTAGAGAGGCCCGCCTCGGTCGTCAAGGAACTCGTCGAGAACAGCCTCGACGCCGGGGCGACGGGGATCACCGTCGCGGTCGGTTCGGGAGGACGCGATCGGATCCGCGTCGCGGACGACGGGGTTGGCATGAACGAGGGGAGCGTTCGGAAGGCCGTCGAACAACACACCACGAGCAAACTCCGGGACGTTGCGGATCTGGAGCGGGGCGTTTCGACGCTTGGCTTCCGGGGCGAGGCGCTCTATACCATCGGCGCGGTCTCCCGACTGGCGATCACGACCAAACCCCGCGGGTCGGAGACGGGGACGAAACTCGTCCTCGCGGGCGGCGAGGTCGAGTCGGTCGAGCCGGCGGGCTGTCCCGAGGGGACCGCCGTCGAAGTGACCGACCTCTTTTACAACACGCCCGCGCGCAAGAAGTACCTCAAGCGCGAGGCGACCGAGTTCGACCACGTCAACACCGTCGTCACGCGCTACGCGCTTGCCAATCCCGGCGTGCGGTTCGCGCTCGAACACGACGGCCGGGAGGTGTTCTCGACGACGGGCCAGGGAGACCTGCAGGCGACGGTCCTCTCGGTCTACGGTCGGGAGGTCGCCCGCGCGATGGTGCCCATCGAGGGGCTCGCGGCGGGACCCTTGGAGGGGCTCTCGGGCTACGTAAGCGACCCCGAGACGACCCGGTCGAGCCCTGCCTACGTCTCGACGTACGTCAACGGCCGGTATGTGCGCTCGAAACCGATCAGATCGGCCGTCGTCGGGGCGTACGGCACCCAGCTGGCACCCGATCGGTATCCCTTTGCCGTCCTCGACCTCGACGTCTCTCCCGGGACGGTCGACGTAAACGTCCATCCTCGGAAGATGGAGGTCCGTTTCGGGGACGGGGAGGCGATCGAGGCCCAGATCGAGAAAACGGTGAGAGAAACGCTGCTCGATCACGGGCTGATCCGATCGTCGGCCCCCCGCGGGCGCTCGACGCCCGAAGAGACCGAGATCGCCCCGTCGGCGGACGGGACCGACGGAACCGACGGGGCGGCCGGATCGAACGACACCCCCGAACCGGGCTCCGGGGCGGGCGGCGACCGGCCAACGGGCGCAAGTCGGCAGGCGGGCGAGGCCCTCAAGCGATCCAACGATGCTGCCGACGGGGCGAACGATACCCCGCGTTCGGCCGCGTCGTCTCCGCCGGTCGAACGCGAGGAAAGTACAGAAAAACGATTCTCGTCCCTGACCCGACAGGCAACGTTCGGAGAGCCCGACGAACCCAACTACGAGCGCCTGCCCGACCTGCGGGTGCTCGGGCAGATACAGGACACCTACGTGCTCTGTGCGGCCCCAAAGGGACTCCTCGTCGTCGATCAGCACGCCGCCGACGAACGGGTCCACTACGAGCGCCTGCGGGCGGAACTCGCGGGCGAGACGACCACACAGACGCTCGTCGAGCCGGTCGAACTCGAACTCACCGCCCGCGAGGCCGAACTGTTCGACGCCCACGAGGGGGCACTCGCTCGGGTGGGGTTCGCCGCGACCCGGGAGGGCCGAACGGTGCGGATCGGGGCGGTTCCGGCGGCCTTCGACGCGACGCTTTCACCCGAACTCCTGCGGGACGCGCTGTCGGCGTGTCTCTCGGGTGACCCCGGCGAGACCGTCGAGGCCACCGTCGACGAACTGCTCGGGGACCTCGCCTGTTATCCCGCCGTCACGGGCAACACCTCGTTGAGGGAGGGATCGGTCGTCGACCTGCTTGGGGCACTCGACGGATGTGAGAACCCCTACGCCTGCCCGCACGGCCGGCCGACGGTGATCCGGATCGACCGCGAGGAACTCGCCGAGCGTTTCGAGCGCGACTACCCGGGCCACGCGGGACGCCGGGAGCCCTAG
- the mutS gene encoding DNA mismatch repair protein MutS — MTEGGIVGEFLGLKEETDADLLAMQCGDFYEFFADDAELVAEELDLRVSEKSSHGSSYPMAGVPLSELTPYLKALVERGYRVAVAEQYDTEDGHAREIVRVATPGTLIETAAEDARYLAGIVRVAEDCYGLAFAEVTTGRFLVTRIEGEDAAARAITECYRYDPVEILPGPDLREDEAFLSSLAERTDAEVTRHEANAFAPGAATHTTREQFGRETLSSLGLEPEGPAVRAAGAVLSYVAETGLGVLPSMTRLQPYGADDFASCDVTTQRNLEITETMTGAGQSLFATVDHTVTSAGGRLLKEWLGRPRRSLGELRRRQECVTALSERALAREDLREILGEASDLERLASRTTHGSADAGALLRARDSLALVPELADLIAGDDRLADSPLSKVVERPDREATVDLREALDEGLANDPPKTLREGGLIERGYDANLDELVERHEEALEWIEELGPREKDAHGFAHLQVDRNKTDGYYIQIGKSEAEDVPDSYRQVKTLKNSVRFSTDALEEREREILRLEEQRGELEYDLFCELRERVAKRATLLQDVGRAIAELDALASFATHAVENRWRRPELEESRALDIEAGRHPVVEQSTEFVPNDLSLTDEREFLIVTGPNMSGKSTYMRQVALIVLLAQVGSFVPAERARVGLVDGIYTRVGALDELAQGRSTFMVEMSELSNILHSATEDSLVILDEVGRGTATYDGISIAWATTEYLHNEVRAKTLFATHYHELTALAEHLPRVENVHVAVDDSGDGVTFLRTIREGPTDRSYGVHVAELAGVPGPVVSRSDEVLERLRAEKAIEAKGGGGDRKSSGESGTQQVVFDVGSGEMRTASADGGNDPGPEPDGEDPLDPETEAVLTELSELELASLSPVELMGRVQEWQGWIDE; from the coding sequence ATGACAGAGGGCGGAATCGTCGGGGAGTTCCTCGGGCTGAAGGAGGAAACCGACGCCGATCTGCTGGCGATGCAGTGTGGGGACTTCTACGAGTTCTTCGCCGACGACGCCGAACTGGTGGCGGAGGAACTCGACCTCAGGGTGTCGGAGAAGTCCTCCCATGGCTCCTCGTATCCGATGGCCGGGGTTCCCCTCTCGGAGCTCACGCCCTATCTGAAGGCGCTGGTCGAGCGGGGGTATCGGGTAGCTGTCGCGGAGCAGTACGATACCGAAGACGGCCACGCCCGCGAGATCGTCCGGGTGGCGACGCCGGGCACCCTCATCGAGACCGCAGCGGAGGACGCCCGATATCTCGCGGGGATCGTCCGCGTCGCTGAGGACTGCTACGGGCTCGCGTTCGCCGAGGTCACGACCGGGCGCTTTCTGGTCACCCGGATCGAGGGCGAGGACGCCGCCGCCCGCGCGATCACCGAGTGTTACCGCTACGATCCCGTCGAGATCCTGCCGGGGCCCGACCTCCGCGAGGACGAGGCGTTTCTCAGTTCGCTCGCCGAGCGTACCGACGCCGAAGTGACCCGCCACGAGGCAAACGCCTTCGCGCCCGGCGCGGCGACCCACACGACGAGGGAGCAGTTCGGCCGCGAGACGCTATCGAGCCTCGGGCTCGAACCCGAGGGCCCGGCGGTTCGGGCGGCCGGTGCGGTGCTCTCGTACGTCGCCGAGACCGGCCTCGGCGTGCTGCCCTCGATGACGCGGCTCCAACCCTACGGCGCCGACGACTTCGCCTCCTGTGACGTGACCACCCAGCGCAACCTCGAGATCACCGAGACGATGACCGGCGCGGGTCAGTCGCTCTTTGCGACGGTCGATCACACCGTCACGAGTGCGGGCGGACGGCTCCTGAAGGAGTGGCTCGGTCGCCCGCGGCGCTCGCTCGGCGAACTCCGCCGTCGTCAGGAGTGCGTGACAGCACTTTCCGAGCGTGCGCTCGCCCGCGAGGACCTCCGGGAGATCCTCGGGGAGGCCTCCGACCTCGAACGGCTCGCGAGTCGCACGACCCACGGCAGCGCCGACGCGGGCGCTCTGCTGAGAGCGCGCGACAGCCTCGCGCTCGTCCCCGAACTCGCGGACCTGATCGCGGGCGACGACCGGCTCGCGGACTCGCCCCTATCGAAGGTCGTCGAGCGCCCCGATCGCGAGGCGACGGTTGACCTCCGGGAGGCGCTCGACGAGGGGCTGGCCAACGACCCACCCAAGACCCTGCGGGAGGGCGGGCTGATTGAACGAGGCTACGACGCCAACCTCGACGAGCTGGTCGAGCGCCACGAGGAAGCGCTGGAGTGGATCGAGGAACTCGGCCCCCGCGAGAAGGACGCACACGGGTTCGCCCACCTGCAGGTCGACCGCAACAAGACCGACGGCTACTACATCCAGATCGGAAAAAGCGAGGCCGAGGACGTCCCCGATAGCTACCGGCAGGTCAAGACGCTGAAGAACTCGGTGCGCTTCAGCACCGACGCGCTGGAGGAGCGCGAACGCGAGATCCTCCGGCTGGAAGAACAGCGCGGCGAACTCGAGTACGACCTGTTCTGCGAACTCCGCGAGCGGGTAGCAAAGCGCGCGACCCTGCTACAGGACGTCGGGCGCGCGATCGCAGAACTCGACGCCCTGGCGAGTTTCGCGACCCACGCCGTCGAGAACCGCTGGCGTCGCCCCGAACTCGAGGAGTCGCGCGCGCTCGACATCGAGGCGGGGCGCCACCCGGTCGTCGAGCAGAGTACGGAGTTCGTCCCCAACGACCTCTCGCTAACCGACGAGCGGGAGTTTTTGATCGTCACCGGCCCGAATATGAGCGGCAAATCCACGTATATGCGCCAGGTCGCGCTGATCGTTTTGCTGGCCCAGGTCGGCAGCTTCGTCCCCGCCGAGCGCGCGCGGGTCGGGCTGGTCGACGGCATCTATACGCGTGTGGGCGCGCTCGACGAACTCGCACAGGGGCGCTCGACGTTCATGGTCGAGATGAGCGAACTCTCGAACATCCTCCACTCGGCCACGGAGGACTCGCTGGTGATCCTCGACGAGGTGGGTCGGGGCACGGCGACCTACGACGGGATCAGTATCGCGTGGGCGACCACGGAGTACCTCCACAACGAGGTCCGCGCGAAAACGCTCTTTGCGACCCACTACCACGAGCTGACGGCGCTCGCGGAGCACCTCCCGCGTGTCGAGAACGTCCACGTCGCGGTGGACGACAGCGGCGACGGGGTGACGTTCCTGCGGACGATCCGCGAGGGGCCGACCGACCGCTCCTACGGCGTGCACGTCGCCGAACTCGCTGGCGTGCCCGGTCCCGTCGTCTCGCGGTCGGACGAGGTGCTCGAACGCCTGCGCGCGGAGAAGGCGATCGAGGCGAAAGGCGGGGGCGGGGATAGGAAGTCGAGTGGGGAGTCCGGCACCCAGCAGGTGGTCTTCGACGTCGGGTCGGGCGAGATGCGGACCGCCTCCGCCGACGGAGGGAACGATCCCGGACCGGAGCCAGACGGCGAGGACCCGCTCGATCCCGAGACCGAGGCCGTCCTCACGGAGCTCTCGGAACTGGAGCTCGCAAGCCTCTCGCCGGTCGAGTTGATGGGACGGGTTCAGGAGTGGCAGGGGTGGATCGACGAATGA
- the kdgK1 gene encoding bifunctional 2-dehydro-3-deoxygluconokinase/2-dehydro-3-deoxygalactonokinase — MTDLVTVGETMLRLSPPDNERLETATELELRAAGAESNVAVAATRLGTDAVWTSKLPDSPLGRRVTSELESYGLETAPVWSDEGRQGTYYIEFAGEPRGTDVIYDRANAAVTSARAEELPTGRIRESEWFYTSGITPALSDTLEETTETLLWTATDAGTKTAFDLNYRSKLWSPEAARETLTDLFEHVDVLVTAVRDAENVLGVEGSDEAIARELARTWEFETVVLTLGAEGALAHHDGEITRQPAFETETHDPIGTGDAFVGAFLAERIAGGDVASALEYGAATAALKRTIPGDIAIVTPDEVAGVIDAEGSGISR, encoded by the coding sequence ATGACCGACCTCGTGACCGTCGGCGAGACGATGTTGCGCCTCTCGCCGCCGGACAACGAACGCCTCGAAACGGCGACCGAACTCGAACTCCGGGCGGCGGGCGCCGAGAGCAACGTCGCGGTCGCGGCCACCCGACTGGGTACCGACGCGGTCTGGACCTCGAAGCTGCCCGACTCGCCGCTCGGTCGGCGGGTCACGAGCGAACTCGAGAGCTACGGGCTCGAAACCGCCCCCGTCTGGAGCGACGAGGGCCGTCAGGGCACCTACTACATCGAGTTCGCGGGCGAGCCCCGTGGAACCGACGTGATCTACGACCGGGCGAACGCGGCGGTGACGAGCGCCCGCGCCGAGGAACTGCCCACCGGGCGCATCAGGGAAAGCGAGTGGTTCTACACCAGCGGGATCACGCCCGCACTCTCCGACACCCTCGAAGAGACCACCGAGACCCTGCTGTGGACGGCCACAGACGCCGGGACCAAGACCGCCTTCGACCTGAACTACCGGAGCAAGCTCTGGTCGCCCGAGGCGGCCCGCGAGACGCTGACCGACCTGTTCGAGCACGTCGACGTGCTCGTGACCGCGGTGCGCGACGCAGAGAACGTACTCGGAGTCGAGGGCAGCGACGAAGCCATCGCGCGCGAACTGGCCCGAACGTGGGAGTTCGAGACGGTCGTGTTGACGCTCGGCGCCGAGGGCGCACTCGCACACCACGACGGGGAGATCACCCGTCAGCCGGCCTTCGAGACCGAGACCCACGATCCGATCGGCACCGGCGACGCCTTCGTCGGGGCCTTCCTCGCAGAGCGGATCGCCGGTGGGGACGTCGCGTCGGCCCTCGAATACGGGGCAGCGACGGCGGCGCTCAAACGGACGATCCCGGGCGACATCGCCATCGTCACGCCCGACGAAGTCGCGGGCGTGATCGACGCGGAGGGAAGCGGGATCTCGCGGTAG
- a CDS encoding zinc ribbon domain-containing protein, with protein sequence MSEGSHKRPWLAAFLSIAFPGLGHVYLHAWMRALLWFWMVVLSAVLFVPEDLVEGVTSIGDAMAVSADLPFEAQIALFVVIAFSAADAYWQADRTAGHETGRRCPNCGREVDELDLEFCHWCTEPLAGDDATSR encoded by the coding sequence ATGAGCGAGGGTTCGCACAAGCGACCGTGGCTCGCGGCCTTTCTGTCGATCGCGTTCCCCGGTCTCGGCCACGTTTACCTCCATGCCTGGATGCGAGCCCTGCTTTGGTTCTGGATGGTCGTCCTCTCGGCGGTCCTGTTCGTCCCCGAGGACCTCGTCGAGGGCGTCACCTCGATCGGCGACGCGATGGCGGTCTCGGCCGACCTGCCCTTCGAGGCCCAAATCGCCCTGTTCGTCGTGATCGCCTTCAGCGCCGCCGACGCCTACTGGCAGGCCGACCGGACGGCGGGCCACGAGACGGGTCGGCGCTGTCCGAACTGCGGGCGCGAGGTCGACGAGCTCGATCTGGAGTTCTGTCACTGGTGTACCGAACCGCTGGCCGGGGACGACGCTACTTCTCGATGA
- a CDS encoding 5-formyltetrahydrofolate cyclo-ligase, with translation MDKQDLRERIWDALESEGIARFPFPPHGRIPNFAGADDAADRLAETPEWRQAETIKANPDAPQLPVRRKALREGKTLYMAQPRLKSEKPFLELDPAEVRDIDEATTVSGVSKHGVPVGPDGIPEIDLIVSGSVAVTAEGTRIGKGEGYSDLEFAVLREFDLVGDETPTATTVHGIQMVPEAPDPDAHDVPMDLVVSPEGVVRTEAGEKPTGIDWSALSKERIDEIPVLGVIES, from the coding sequence ATGGACAAACAGGACCTGCGCGAGCGGATCTGGGACGCGCTCGAATCGGAGGGGATCGCGCGCTTTCCGTTCCCGCCCCACGGTCGGATCCCCAACTTCGCCGGAGCCGACGACGCCGCAGACCGGTTGGCCGAAACGCCCGAGTGGCGGCAAGCGGAAACGATCAAGGCCAATCCCGACGCGCCACAGCTCCCCGTGCGTCGGAAGGCGCTTCGCGAGGGAAAGACCCTCTATATGGCCCAGCCCCGGCTCAAAAGCGAGAAACCCTTCCTCGAGCTCGATCCCGCCGAGGTGCGCGACATCGACGAGGCGACGACCGTCTCGGGGGTCTCCAAACACGGCGTCCCGGTGGGCCCCGACGGGATACCCGAAATAGACCTGATCGTCTCGGGTAGCGTGGCCGTCACCGCCGAGGGAACCCGCATCGGCAAGGGCGAGGGCTACTCCGACCTCGAATTCGCGGTCCTCCGGGAGTTCGATCTGGTGGGCGACGAGACACCGACGGCGACGACCGTTCACGGGATCCAGATGGTCCCCGAGGCCCCCGACCCCGACGCCCACGACGTGCCCATGGACCTCGTGGTCTCGCCCGAGGGGGTGGTCCGAACCGAGGCCGGGGAGAAACCGACCGGGATCGACTGGAGCGCGCTCTCCAAGGAGCGGATCGACGAGATTCCCGTACTGGGTGTGATCGAGTCCTGA
- a CDS encoding 3-dehydroquinate synthase II has translation MTRSVWLKADDAVGDWDARRRRITAGLEAGVDWVLVDEADVERVRELGSVNVAAFRSGGDVHVMDAEEPETDAEPDAVVVGKKGEGDGTVDLPQDFSGSADLSALRREEEAETGAYIRILDEYYEAFAEQAADEADYTIVIGEDWTIIPLENLIARIGEETDLIAGVQSAEEARTAFETLELGADAVLLDSDDPDTIRETVAVRDSAEREQLDLEWATVTEIAQTGSADRVCVDTGSLMEHDEGMLVGSMSRGLFFVHAETAESPYVASRPFRVNAGAVHAYVRTPDGGTKYLSELESGDEVQLVNTDGQTREAIVGRVKIESRPMFRVEAETESGDRVATLLQNAETIKVRTREGRKAITELEAGDEVLLYYETVARHFGEAVEERIIEK, from the coding sequence ATGACACGATCCGTCTGGCTGAAGGCCGACGACGCGGTCGGCGACTGGGACGCGCGCAGACGACGAATCACCGCCGGTCTGGAGGCCGGCGTCGACTGGGTGCTCGTCGACGAGGCCGACGTCGAACGGGTGCGCGAACTCGGCAGCGTGAACGTCGCCGCCTTCCGCTCCGGCGGCGACGTCCACGTCATGGACGCCGAGGAACCCGAAACCGACGCCGAGCCGGATGCGGTCGTCGTCGGCAAGAAAGGCGAGGGCGACGGCACCGTGGACCTCCCACAGGACTTCTCGGGCTCGGCGGACCTCTCGGCGCTGCGCCGGGAGGAGGAGGCCGAAACGGGCGCCTATATCAGGATCCTCGACGAGTACTACGAGGCGTTCGCCGAGCAGGCGGCCGATGAGGCCGACTACACCATCGTGATCGGCGAGGACTGGACGATCATTCCCCTCGAAAACCTGATCGCGAGGATCGGCGAGGAGACCGACCTGATCGCCGGCGTGCAGAGTGCGGAGGAGGCCCGCACCGCCTTCGAGACGCTCGAACTGGGTGCCGATGCCGTCCTGCTCGATTCGGACGATCCCGATACGATCCGCGAGACGGTTGCCGTACGCGACAGCGCCGAGCGCGAACAGCTCGATCTGGAGTGGGCGACGGTCACCGAGATCGCCCAGACGGGGAGTGCGGATCGAGTCTGTGTCGACACGGGCAGCCTGATGGAGCACGACGAGGGGATGCTCGTGGGCTCGATGAGCCGAGGCCTGTTTTTCGTCCACGCCGAGACCGCAGAATCGCCATACGTCGCCTCCCGGCCCTTCCGGGTGAACGCCGGGGCGGTCCACGCCTACGTGCGCACGCCAGACGGCGGCACGAAGTACCTCTCGGAGCTCGAAAGCGGCGACGAGGTCCAGCTCGTGAACACGGACGGACAGACCCGCGAGGCGATCGTCGGCCGGGTGAAGATCGAGAGCCGGCCGATGTTCCGCGTCGAGGCCGAAACCGAAAGCGGGGATCGCGTCGCGACGCTGCTCCAGAACGCAGAGACGATCAAGGTCCGCACCCGCGAGGGGCGGAAAGCGATAACGGAGCTCGAAGCGGGCGACGAGGTGTTGTTGTACTACGAGACGGTGGCTCGCCACTTCGGCGAGGCCGTCGAGGAGCGGATCATCGAGAAGTAG